The following DNA comes from Anaerolineae bacterium.
TAACTGCAAAGGTTATGAATATTAACGGCGAGGAAAGAAGAATCGGTCTTTCAATCAAGCAGCTTGATATCGAGGATGACAAAGCACTTTTAGGTGAATATATTGATAATATGAGTCCTAAGACATCTACCTTTGGAGATATCCTGCGTGAAAATCTTCAGAATGAATTAAATAAGTAGTAAAGTATAACGATTTTAGTAGCCGTTCACGGCTTGAAACCTGAAATTGGAAAGAGATGAAACGAGTTTACGAAAACAGCACAAAAGCATGAAGGCCAATTTTCCAATTTCTAATTCCAACGTTCCGTGAACGCTTACTAATTTTATTTGTCAGGATTAATTTCATGTTTTCCAGGCGCCATCCATATCTTTTTTTTATTCTGATTTTTTCATCAATAATGGTTACGGCTTTTATCGGCTTATCTCTGGTCTTTATGCTTGCTGCAATGGATGCTGATTTTGACGATCTTTTAAAACCAGGAGGAGAAAAGGTTGGAATAGTTGAGTTGACCGGAAATATTACTTCTTCCAGGGATATAATTCATAGCCTTAAATATTTTCGTGAAAACAGTTCCATCAAAGCTATAGTAATTCGCATTGATTCTCCTGGCGGCGCTGTCGGTCCTGCGCAGGAAATTTTCAGAGAAATCAGAAAAACAGTCAAAACAAAGAAGGTTATAGCGTCTATGGGCACTGTTGCCGCATCAGGGGGTTATTATGTGGCTGCAGGCGCTGACGGCATTGTTGCGAATCCAGGCACTATAACAGGCAGCATAGGCGTTATCATGAGTTTTGCAAATTTCCAGGAGCTTTTCCGTAAAATAGGCCTGGTTCCCGTTGTCGTCAAAAGCGGCCTGTACAAGGATATCGGGTCTCCGGTTCGTGAGATGACAAAAGATGAAGAAAATATTCTCCAGAATTTATCCGAC
Coding sequences within:
- the sppA gene encoding signal peptide peptidase SppA, coding for MFSRRHPYLFFILIFSSIMVTAFIGLSLVFMLAAMDADFDDLLKPGGEKVGIVELTGNITSSRDIIHSLKYFRENSSIKAIVIRIDSPGGAVGPAQEIFREIRKTVKTKKVIASMGTVAASGGYYVAAGADGIVANPGTITGSIGVIMSFANFQELFRKIGLVPVVVKSGLYKDIGSPVREMTKDEENILQNLSDQIHKQFIVDIANGRSMDLSIVEGLADGRIFTGEEAKNLGLIDRLGNLEDAIEWAGRMGGIKEKISAVYAPKKKFSILKFIAESSVKEIANMISNPSLYTGYLYSPSN